The Synechocystis sp. PCC 7509 genome includes a window with the following:
- a CDS encoding DUF6887 family protein encodes MKPNFESMNKKELRDYLLQHREDSEVVSAYIEKLRVESNWLTFPALTSVEDLDNIPEFLNKLRQDGGKEKA; translated from the coding sequence ATGAAGCCAAACTTTGAATCAATGAATAAAAAAGAATTGCGAGATTACCTGCTTCAGCATCGAGAAGATAGCGAAGTTGTCAGTGCTTATATTGAAAAATTGAGAGTAGAATCCAACTGGTTAACGTTTCCAGCTTTAACATCAGTGGAAGATTTAGACAATATTCCTGAGTTTCTTAACAAGCTCCGTCAAGATGGCGGAAAAGAAAAAGCGTAA
- a CDS encoding XisI protein, which produces MERIKIYQQHVQQLLSKYAQYKPAYGEIEVETIFDVERNHYQIVHIGWHQQRWIHTCIIHIDIKNDKIWIQWNATEADIASELVELGVPKKDIVLGFQPPFMRQFTSYAVS; this is translated from the coding sequence ATGGAGAGAATAAAAATATACCAGCAGCACGTACAACAGCTACTTTCAAAATATGCTCAATATAAGCCTGCTTATGGAGAAATTGAAGTAGAAACAATTTTTGATGTAGAACGAAACCACTATCAAATTGTGCATATAGGATGGCATCAACAACGCTGGATACATACTTGCATAATTCATATTGATATTAAAAACGATAAAATTTGGATTCAGTGGAATGCAACAGAAGCAGACATTGCCTCAGAGTTAGTAGAATTGGGCGTACCTAAAAAAGATATTGTCTTAGGATTTCAGCCGCCTTTCATGCGCCAATTTACAAGCTATGCGGTGAGTTGA
- a CDS encoding heme o synthase, giving the protein MIGTSISRRHENFAEVVRSYYQLTKPRIIPLLLITTASSMWIASNGEVDPLLLLVTLSGGTSAAAAAQTINCIYDRDIDYAMERTRHRPLPSGKVQPRDALIFAIALTILSFTLLTVFANLLSALLAMSGIVFYVAIYTHLLKRHTSQNIVIGGAAGAIPALVGWAAVTGTLSWAAWVIFAIVFLWTPPHFWALALMIRDDYAKVGVPMLPVVAGNEETTKQIWLYTLVLIPATFLLIYPLNVSGIVYGALAAFLATIFIKKAWALRLEPDSKELARSLFFYSIIYMMALCAAMIVDSLPFTHYLVNAIATAF; this is encoded by the coding sequence ATGATCGGGACTAGCATTTCTCGCCGCCATGAAAATTTTGCCGAAGTTGTTCGCAGCTACTACCAGTTGACAAAGCCGAGAATTATCCCGCTATTGTTAATCACGACGGCTAGTAGTATGTGGATTGCAAGCAACGGAGAAGTAGATCCTTTATTGCTGCTAGTAACTCTTAGTGGTGGTACAAGTGCGGCGGCGGCGGCTCAAACTATTAACTGCATTTACGATCGCGATATTGATTATGCTATGGAACGTACCCGCCATCGTCCTTTGCCTTCCGGTAAGGTACAGCCGCGCGATGCGTTGATATTTGCGATCGCTCTGACCATACTTTCTTTTACTCTACTTACAGTATTTGCCAATTTACTCAGCGCACTACTCGCGATGTCTGGCATCGTCTTCTATGTGGCTATTTACACGCATTTGCTCAAACGCCATACCAGCCAAAATATTGTCATTGGTGGCGCGGCGGGGGCAATTCCTGCTTTAGTTGGTTGGGCGGCGGTTACAGGTACGTTGAGTTGGGCGGCTTGGGTAATATTTGCGATCGTGTTTTTGTGGACTCCTCCCCATTTTTGGGCGCTGGCGTTAATGATCCGCGATGATTATGCCAAAGTTGGCGTACCGATGCTTCCTGTGGTTGCAGGTAATGAGGAGACTACTAAGCAAATTTGGTTATATACCTTGGTTTTGATCCCTGCTACTTTTTTGCTCATTTATCCCTTAAATGTTTCTGGGATAGTTTACGGCGCTTTGGCGGCATTTTTGGCAACTATTTTTATCAAAAAAGCTTGGGCGTTGCGGCTTGAACCTGATAGTAAAGAATTAGCTAGAAGTTTGTTCTTTTACTCAATTATCTACATGATGGCTCTTTGCGCGGCGATGATTGTAGACTCTTTACCTTTTACTCATTACTTGGTTAATGCAATAGCCACAGCCTTTTAA
- a CDS encoding ABC transporter permease produces the protein MSSTITPPKPQIIAQPGAFSQLDTASSNGFADLVQETLALTRRLFIQLQRRPSTLVAGIIQPVMWLVLFGALFQNAPSGLFGNSHSYGQFLGAGVIVFTAFAGALNAGLPVMFDREFGFLNRLLVAPLASRYSIVLASALFIVSQSLLQAAVIVGAAALLGAGLPNLAGLSAIALMVFLLALGVTAISLGLAFALPGHIELIAVIFVTNLPLLFASTALAPLSFMPQWLQVIASLNPLSYAIEPIRYLYLNNDWALNSIVMQTPWASVSFGGAMLVLLGFSFIALISIQPLLKKSLS, from the coding sequence ATGAGTAGTACGATTACACCTCCTAAGCCTCAAATAATTGCTCAACCAGGAGCATTTTCTCAATTAGATACTGCAAGCTCTAACGGTTTTGCCGATTTAGTTCAAGAAACTTTAGCTTTAACTCGCCGCTTGTTTATTCAATTGCAGCGTCGCCCATCAACTTTAGTCGCTGGAATTATTCAGCCTGTAATGTGGCTAGTTTTATTTGGGGCGTTATTTCAAAATGCGCCATCAGGATTATTTGGCAACAGTCACAGTTACGGACAGTTTCTCGGTGCGGGGGTAATTGTGTTTACAGCTTTTGCGGGGGCTTTAAATGCGGGTTTACCTGTAATGTTTGACCGCGAGTTTGGTTTTTTGAACCGCTTATTAGTTGCGCCTTTAGCTTCTAGATACTCTATTGTTCTAGCTTCAGCTTTATTTATTGTTAGTCAAAGCTTGTTGCAAGCGGCGGTAATTGTGGGTGCAGCAGCCTTATTAGGGGCGGGTTTGCCGAATCTAGCTGGGTTAAGTGCGATCGCCTTAATGGTCTTTTTACTAGCATTGGGCGTAACAGCTATTAGTTTGGGTTTAGCTTTTGCGTTACCCGGACATATTGAATTAATTGCCGTTATCTTTGTAACGAATTTACCTTTATTATTTGCCAGTACCGCCCTTGCACCATTATCATTTATGCCTCAATGGTTACAAGTAATAGCAAGTCTAAATCCTCTCAGCTATGCCATTGAGCCGATTCGTTACTTGTACCTAAATAACGATTGGGCTTTGAATAGTATAGTAATGCAAACTCCTTGGGCATCTGTTAGTTTTGGCGGAGCGATGCTAGTTTTGCTAGGCTTTAGTTTTATAGCGTTAATTAGCATTCAACCTCTATTAAAGAAATCACTTTCTTAG
- a CDS encoding DUF6888 family protein, producing the protein MPTDAQILTCFILCQRLTMMYRPLYLVCLDKPTGEVFILAGEEMQILIDRTGKWRFEL; encoded by the coding sequence ATTCCTACAGATGCTCAGATACTAACTTGTTTTATTCTTTGCCAACGGCTGACAATGATGTACCGTCCTCTTTATCTTGTCTGTTTAGATAAGCCTACGGGTGAAGTATTTATTTTAGCAGGCGAAGAAATGCAAATCTTGATCGATCGTACTGGTAAATGGAGGTTTGAACTATGA
- a CDS encoding PIN domain-containing protein yields the protein MKKIFIDANIYLNFFDSNKPELKKLLCSLLESKNSLFINAQIVNEVNRNKLGIAQKSLINHFTNLSNIKSSNLPEHLEMESTNLQSWNSQSKKIHQEQEALQKELEALIHKTLEEIMFSNDQVSRTFSLLFEGALEASEPEFQAARLRKELGNPPGKPNDPLGDQISWEQFLNFSRGSEKIWIITNDLDYYTVFKGKRYLNSFLYNELFKAKANPPSIFCFASLAEGLRHFNENSLEKIDNLPTDEELKLITEEELSSSVAQTEASRFFPVFEQGKLTYVYLPPGFKSPNHYIQYLRTYDSEEW from the coding sequence ATGAAAAAAATATTTATTGATGCAAACATATACTTGAATTTTTTTGATAGTAATAAGCCAGAGCTAAAAAAATTACTTTGTTCTCTTTTAGAGAGTAAAAATAGTTTATTTATAAATGCACAAATTGTTAATGAAGTCAACAGGAATAAGCTTGGAATAGCTCAGAAGAGCTTGATAAATCATTTTACTAACTTATCCAATATTAAATCAAGCAATTTGCCCGAACATTTAGAAATGGAAAGTACAAACTTACAAAGCTGGAACAGCCAAAGTAAGAAGATACATCAAGAACAAGAAGCTCTCCAGAAAGAGCTTGAAGCTCTAATACACAAAACGCTTGAAGAAATAATGTTTTCTAACGATCAAGTTTCACGCACTTTTTCCCTTCTTTTTGAAGGCGCTCTAGAAGCATCTGAGCCTGAATTTCAAGCAGCAAGGCTTAGAAAAGAGTTAGGTAATCCCCCAGGTAAACCTAATGATCCTTTAGGCGACCAAATATCTTGGGAGCAATTTTTGAATTTCTCAAGAGGCTCAGAAAAAATATGGATTATTACTAATGATTTAGATTACTACACAGTATTTAAAGGTAAGAGATACCTAAATTCATTTTTATATAATGAGTTATTTAAAGCTAAAGCTAATCCTCCCTCAATTTTTTGTTTTGCAAGTTTGGCAGAGGGATTAAGGCATTTCAACGAAAATAGCTTAGAAAAAATCGATAATTTGCCTACTGACGAGGAGCTTAAACTTATTACTGAAGAGGAACTTTCTAGCTCAGTAGCTCAAACAGAAGCTTCAAGGTTTTTTCCTGTTTTTGAACAAGGGAAGCTTACATATGTATATTTGCCACCTGGATTCAAATCTCCTAATCATTATATTCAGTATCTTAGAACATATGATTCAGAAGAATGGTAG
- the sixA gene encoding phosphohistidine phosphatase SixA, with protein sequence MELYLIRHGIAQERNLTINDDDRTLTKVGQDKTKEVAKRLYNLGLHFDVILTSPLVRSLQTAEIFSFLQPKGELQVSTDLAPNGNIHAWLNWLEVQQYPSATKLALVGHQPNLGEWASMLVWGEAREALILKKAGIIGLNLPTMRSPIGNSQMFLLTPPKFLVG encoded by the coding sequence AGCCCAAGAAAGAAACTTGACAATTAATGATGACGATCGCACTTTAACAAAAGTTGGGCAAGATAAAACAAAAGAAGTCGCCAAACGTTTGTATAACTTGGGTTTGCACTTTGATGTAATTTTAACAAGTCCGCTCGTGCGAAGTCTTCAAACGGCGGAGATATTTAGCTTTTTGCAGCCAAAAGGCGAATTGCAAGTATCTACCGATCTTGCCCCCAATGGCAACATTCATGCTTGGCTCAATTGGCTAGAAGTACAACAATATCCATCAGCTACCAAACTAGCCTTAGTTGGTCATCAGCCAAATTTAGGGGAATGGGCATCAATGCTTGTTTGGGGGGAAGCTAGGGAAGCTTTGATTTTAAAAAAAGCCGGAATTATTGGTTTAAATTTACCAACAATGCGATCGCCTATCGGTAATAGTCAAATGTTTTTGCTGACACCACCTAAATTTTTGGTGGGTTAG
- a CDS encoding element excision factor XisH family protein, producing MRDVFHQVVKVALQKDGWTITHDPLSISSGGVNMAIDLGAEKMIAAEKDDVKIAVEVKSFLEYSSAISGFHMALGQFINYRGALRKEDPNRLLYLAVPLTTYNTFFQLDFPQWIMQENQVKLVIYEPESEVIVEWRE from the coding sequence GTGAGAGATGTTTTTCATCAAGTAGTTAAAGTTGCATTGCAAAAAGATGGATGGACTATAACTCACGATCCCTTGTCGATTAGCTCTGGTGGTGTGAATATGGCAATTGACTTAGGGGCTGAAAAGATGATTGCGGCAGAAAAAGATGATGTAAAAATAGCAGTAGAAGTCAAAAGTTTTTTAGAATATTCCTCAGCAATTTCTGGCTTTCACATGGCGCTAGGACAATTCATTAATTATCGTGGAGCATTGAGGAAAGAAGACCCAAATCGCTTGTTATATTTAGCTGTACCTCTAACTACATACAATACATTTTTTCAGTTAGATTTTCCGCAGTGGATAATGCAAGAAAATCAAGTCAAATTAGTTATTTACGAGCCAGAAAGTGAGGTCATTGTTGAATGGAGAGAATAA
- a CDS encoding ABC transporter ATP-binding protein, with translation MAPAVKIENLQKSYGSVEAVKNVSLQIEPGEIFGLLGPNGAGKTTTLRVLCTLSTPDAGKVEVSGVSVVDNPRIARQKLGYVAQEVALDKVLTGRELLQLQASLYHLPNKSARQRINDVIGLLGLGEWADKRTGTYSGGVKKRIDLAAGLLHAPDVLVLDEPTVGLDIESRFVVWDFLRQLKAAGTTVLITSHYLEEIDALADKVAIIDRGVVIAAGTPTELKDKLGGDRITLRIREFSSNPEAEKAKDLLQALPFVQEVIINSAQGNSLNLVVTPQADALSSIQKSLLEAGLPTFGIAQSRPSLDDVYLAATGRTLMDAELAAAGSRDLKAERKQNMK, from the coding sequence ATGGCTCCCGCCGTAAAAATTGAAAACTTACAGAAAAGCTATGGCTCAGTAGAAGCAGTTAAAAATGTTTCGTTGCAAATTGAGCCAGGGGAAATATTTGGGCTTTTAGGTCCAAATGGAGCAGGAAAAACCACAACTTTGCGCGTATTGTGTACATTATCTACTCCAGACGCGGGAAAGGTTGAAGTATCGGGTGTTTCCGTTGTTGATAATCCCAGAATTGCTAGGCAAAAATTAGGTTATGTAGCTCAAGAAGTAGCTTTAGATAAGGTATTAACAGGGCGAGAACTCTTGCAATTGCAAGCATCGCTGTATCATTTGCCCAATAAGTCCGCAAGACAACGCATTAATGACGTAATCGGCTTATTAGGTTTAGGGGAATGGGCGGATAAACGTACTGGTACTTATTCTGGTGGGGTAAAAAAACGTATAGATTTAGCCGCCGGATTGCTTCACGCTCCCGATGTTTTAGTATTGGATGAACCAACGGTAGGGTTAGATATTGAAAGCCGCTTTGTAGTGTGGGACTTTTTGCGCCAACTCAAAGCCGCCGGAACTACAGTATTAATTACCAGTCATTATTTAGAAGAAATTGACGCTTTAGCCGACAAAGTAGCCATTATCGATCGCGGTGTGGTAATTGCGGCAGGAACGCCCACAGAATTAAAAGATAAACTAGGAGGCGATCGCATTACACTCCGTATCCGAGAGTTTTCCTCAAATCCTGAAGCTGAGAAAGCCAAAGATTTACTGCAAGCCTTACCTTTTGTGCAAGAAGTAATAATCAATAGCGCTCAAGGTAATTCTTTAAACTTAGTCGTTACTCCCCAAGCGGACGCACTAAGTAGTATCCAAAAATCGCTACTTGAGGCGGGTTTACCTACTTTTGGCATTGCCCAATCGCGCCCTAGTTTAGATGATGTCTACTTAGCAGCTACGGGGCGCACGTTGATGGATGCAGAGCTTGCGGCGGCAGGTAGTCGGGATTTGAAAGCAGAACGCAAGCAAAATATGAAGTAG
- a CDS encoding cytochrome c oxidase subunit II codes for MKIPSSIWTLLIGIVLTLFSLWYGQNHGLLPVAATDEAVLVDGLFNTMMTVSIGLFLLVEGILIYSAFKYRRTPGDNTDAAPVFGNVPLEILWTAIPAIVVLGISIYSFDVYNSIGGFDPHDMQAATQSQAVKMPGSAIAATLSDNANQQKSDAAMQDPATAAVRNSDQIPQKNDAPGLGIVSPTIGASPDREGKSPEFAVNVTGMQYAWIFTYPDTGIVSSELHVPIGREVIANMSANDVIHAFWVPEFRLKQDVIPGRQTSIRFTPRVEGTYPLICAELCGPYHGAMNTKVIVEPQQVFDQWVKEQQVAQVDTLNSAIALNPTEKSPNDFLAPYTSDLGINSEMLNQVSSHHH; via the coding sequence GTGAAAATCCCAAGTTCTATTTGGACTTTACTTATAGGCATCGTACTGACCTTATTCAGCCTCTGGTATGGTCAAAATCATGGACTACTACCCGTTGCTGCTACCGATGAAGCTGTACTTGTAGACGGTCTGTTTAATACGATGATGACCGTATCTATCGGTCTATTTTTGCTAGTTGAAGGCATTTTAATTTATTCAGCATTTAAGTATCGCCGCACTCCTGGCGACAACACCGACGCAGCGCCAGTATTTGGCAACGTCCCCTTAGAAATTCTCTGGACAGCAATTCCAGCGATCGTTGTACTAGGCATCTCAATTTATAGCTTTGATGTTTACAACTCCATTGGTGGGTTCGATCCCCACGATATGCAAGCAGCAACCCAGTCTCAAGCTGTGAAAATGCCTGGAAGTGCGATCGCGGCAACATTGAGCGACAACGCCAATCAACAAAAGTCTGACGCAGCGATGCAAGACCCCGCAACAGCAGCCGTTCGCAACTCAGACCAAATTCCGCAAAAAAATGATGCCCCTGGTTTAGGGATTGTTTCGCCCACTATTGGCGCAAGTCCAGATCGAGAAGGCAAGTCACCAGAATTTGCCGTAAACGTTACCGGGATGCAGTACGCCTGGATTTTTACCTATCCTGATACGGGAATTGTTTCTAGCGAACTGCACGTACCGATTGGGCGAGAAGTAATCGCCAACATGAGCGCCAACGATGTAATTCATGCGTTTTGGGTTCCAGAATTTCGTTTAAAGCAAGACGTGATCCCCGGTCGCCAGACTTCAATCCGCTTTACTCCCCGCGTGGAAGGAACTTATCCTTTAATTTGTGCGGAACTATGCGGACCCTATCACGGCGCTATGAATACTAAAGTTATTGTCGAACCGCAGCAAGTTTTTGACCAGTGGGTAAAAGAGCAGCAAGTCGCCCAGGTAGATACATTGAATAGCGCGATCGCTCTTAATCCTACAGAAAAGTCACCCAACGACTTTTTAGCACCTTATACTAGCGATTTGGGCATCAATTCAGAAATGCTTAACCAAGTTTCTAGCCACCACCACTGA
- the ctaD gene encoding cytochrome c oxidase subunit I gives MTQAQLQERANIPAHNEDAANRNWRDFFTFNTDHKVIGIQYLVTTFVFYCIGGLMADLVRTELKTPDLDFVSAEVYNSLFTLHATVMIFLWIVPAGAGFANYLIPLMIGAKDMAFPKLNAVAFWMVPPAGLLLVSSLAIGDAPDAGWTSYPPLSLVTGQVGEAIWIMSLLLLGTSSILGSLNFLVTLLKMRTPGMGVFQMPLFCWAMFSTSALALLSTPVLAGALILLAFDLLAGTTFFNPTGGGDPVVYQHMFWFYSHPAVYLMILPFFGVISEVIPVHARKPIFGYKAIAYSSLAISFLGLIVWAHHMFTSGIPGWLRMFFMITSMIIAVPTGIKIFSWLATLWGGKLRLNSALLFAMGFVGIFVIGGISGVMLAAVPFDIHVHDTYFVVAHLHYVLFGGSVLGIYAGYYHWFPKVTGRMINEFWGKVHFALTIVGLNLAFLPMHKLGMMGMNRRIAMYDPKYETLNFICTMGAYLLAISTFPFIINAIWSWHYGPKAGDNPWEALTLEWMTTSPPAIENFDGFPVLATGPYDYGMNNKKAVDVPLADEREPALAAGPSSVLRADPDPSVAANPEDRK, from the coding sequence ATGACTCAAGCACAGTTACAAGAAAGAGCCAACATACCCGCTCATAATGAAGACGCAGCCAATAGAAATTGGCGCGATTTCTTTACCTTCAACACCGACCATAAAGTAATTGGCATTCAGTATTTAGTTACAACCTTTGTCTTTTACTGTATCGGTGGATTGATGGCGGATTTAGTTCGCACCGAATTAAAAACCCCAGACCTAGATTTTGTCAGCGCCGAAGTATACAACAGCTTGTTTACACTCCACGCTACGGTAATGATTTTCCTCTGGATTGTTCCCGCCGGAGCAGGATTTGCTAACTATCTAATTCCGCTCATGATTGGGGCGAAAGATATGGCATTTCCCAAGTTAAACGCCGTAGCTTTTTGGATGGTTCCCCCAGCAGGATTATTGCTAGTTTCAAGTTTAGCTATTGGCGATGCGCCCGACGCTGGTTGGACTTCCTACCCGCCTTTGAGCCTAGTAACAGGGCAAGTAGGCGAAGCCATCTGGATTATGAGCTTGCTATTACTGGGGACATCCTCAATTTTGGGTTCGTTAAACTTCCTAGTTACACTGCTGAAAATGCGAACCCCAGGAATGGGAGTATTTCAAATGCCCTTATTTTGTTGGGCAATGTTTTCTACTTCTGCCTTAGCTTTGTTATCAACTCCGGTATTAGCTGGCGCTTTAATCTTGTTGGCGTTTGACTTGCTGGCGGGGACAACGTTTTTTAACCCCACTGGTGGCGGCGACCCAGTAGTTTACCAACATATGTTTTGGTTTTACTCCCACCCCGCCGTATATCTGATGATTTTGCCGTTTTTTGGGGTAATTTCGGAAGTTATACCAGTCCACGCGCGTAAACCCATATTTGGCTACAAAGCGATCGCTTATTCCAGTCTAGCTATCAGCTTTTTGGGCTTAATAGTCTGGGCGCACCATATGTTTACTAGCGGTATTCCCGGCTGGTTGCGGATGTTTTTCATGATTACCTCCATGATTATCGCCGTACCTACAGGCATTAAAATATTTAGCTGGTTGGCGACCTTGTGGGGCGGCAAACTCCGCTTAAATAGTGCTTTATTGTTTGCAATGGGCTTTGTGGGAATCTTTGTAATTGGTGGAATCAGTGGCGTAATGTTAGCTGCTGTCCCCTTTGATATCCACGTCCACGATACTTATTTTGTAGTCGCTCACCTGCACTATGTACTGTTTGGCGGTAGTGTATTAGGCATCTATGCAGGTTATTACCACTGGTTTCCGAAGGTTACAGGGCGGATGATTAACGAATTTTGGGGTAAAGTTCATTTTGCCTTAACAATCGTTGGTCTAAACCTTGCCTTTTTACCCATGCACAAATTAGGCATGATGGGTATGAACCGCCGGATTGCCATGTACGATCCCAAGTACGAAACGCTAAATTTTATCTGTACAATGGGCGCGTATTTGCTGGCAATTTCTACTTTCCCCTTCATAATTAATGCAATTTGGAGTTGGCACTACGGGCCAAAAGCTGGCGATAATCCTTGGGAAGCCTTAACTTTGGAATGGATGACAACTTCACCTCCAGCCATTGAAAACTTTGATGGGTTTCCTGTACTAGCTACCGGCCCTTACGACTACGGCATGAACAACAAAAAAGCTGTAGATGTACCATTAGCCGATGAACGAGAGCCAGCTTTAGCAGCAGGGCCAAGCTCTGTATTACGAGCCGATCCCGATCCCTCTGTGGCTGCTAATCCAGAAGATCGCAAATAA
- a CDS encoding type II toxin-antitoxin system HicA family toxin, translated as MRSLKHFKLYYRIFPYSEKIGWNTKTISTPRKIRELKSQIAREGFIYLPKRGKGSHERWRHPQLRKTLTISGKDGDDVPLYLEKQLANLLAALEELREDEDL; from the coding sequence ATGCGATCGCTTAAACACTTCAAGCTCTATTACCGAATTTTTCCGTATAGTGAGAAAATAGGATGGAACACCAAAACAATCTCCACGCCCAGGAAGATTCGCGAGTTAAAATCTCAGATTGCGCGTGAAGGATTTATTTACTTGCCCAAGCGCGGTAAAGGTAGCCATGAGCGTTGGCGGCATCCTCAACTTAGAAAAACACTGACAATCTCTGGCAAAGATGGAGATGATGTGCCACTTTACCTAGAAAAACAACTAGCAAATTTACTTGCTGCACTAGAAGAGTTAAGGGAGGACGAGGATTTATGA
- a CDS encoding COX15/CtaA family protein: MTEFIVPQTSAERQNRSTPQDRIRRWVWKLCIATLILMAIGSATRVMNAGLACPDWPLCYGTLVPRAQMNLQVFLEWFHRLDAALIGVGAIALTVTSWWNRRQLPNWLPWAATFSLGLIMFQGVLGGLTVTQLLRFDIVTAHLGTALLFFITLLVMGTALTPYQGTGTAGKLPWLGFTAAILIYLQSLLGALVASRWALHQCLTVKALCSVMYSHIGFVVLPSLAIITVVWMSWRTPALHPTLRLLANMAGGLLLLQILLGIATLRLHLQIEPLTVAHQVVGAALLGSLVTFAVLGWRDRASLVTAR, from the coding sequence ATGACAGAATTTATTGTTCCGCAAACTAGCGCTGAGAGGCAAAACCGCTCAACGCCGCAAGATCGAATCCGGCGCTGGGTATGGAAGTTGTGTATTGCTACGCTAATTTTGATGGCAATTGGTAGCGCTACCCGCGTGATGAATGCAGGTTTAGCTTGTCCTGATTGGCCCTTGTGTTACGGTACGCTCGTGCCAAGAGCGCAAATGAATCTACAAGTATTTTTAGAGTGGTTTCATCGCTTAGATGCGGCGTTAATTGGGGTGGGAGCGATCGCATTAACCGTTACTTCTTGGTGGAATCGCCGTCAATTACCCAATTGGCTACCTTGGGCGGCTACTTTCTCCTTGGGTTTAATTATGTTTCAAGGCGTACTCGGCGGCTTAACAGTTACGCAATTACTACGTTTTGATATCGTAACTGCCCATTTAGGCACGGCATTATTATTTTTTATCACGCTGTTAGTTATGGGTACGGCGCTAACTCCGTATCAAGGGACGGGGACGGCGGGTAAATTGCCTTGGCTGGGCTTTACGGCAGCGATTTTAATATATTTGCAAAGTTTGCTCGGCGCTTTGGTTGCGTCGCGGTGGGCGCTGCATCAGTGTTTAACAGTTAAAGCTTTGTGTAGTGTGATGTACAGTCATATCGGCTTTGTAGTCTTACCTAGTTTGGCGATCATTACTGTAGTGTGGATGTCTTGGCGAACTCCGGCTTTACACCCCACTTTACGGCTATTGGCTAATATGGCGGGTGGGTTATTACTATTGCAAATTTTGTTAGGGATTGCTACCTTGCGCTTACATCTCCAAATAGAGCCTTTAACAGTAGCTCATCAAGTTGTAGGAGCAGCATTATTAGGATCTCTTGTTACTTTTGCCGTTTTGGGATGGCGCGATCGCGCTTCTTTGGTGACAGCACGTTGA
- a CDS encoding type II toxin-antitoxin system HicB family antitoxin, producing MNRYSMIVQWSDEDRLFLVTIPEFADLVVMPCTHGKNREEAIHNGEEIIEMYLEAWQAEGEPIPEPRTQQIA from the coding sequence ATGAATCGGTACAGCATGATTGTTCAATGGTCTGATGAAGATCGGCTTTTCCTAGTTACGATTCCAGAATTTGCCGATCTTGTTGTAATGCCTTGTACTCATGGCAAAAATCGTGAGGAAGCAATTCACAACGGTGAAGAAATTATTGAAATGTATTTGGAAGCTTGGCAAGCAGAAGGCGAACCTATTCCTGAACCTAGGACGCAACAGATTGCCTAA
- a CDS encoding cytochrome c oxidase subunit 3: MQIQTIDPAKTELNHHHTAEVAGHHAEHPDHRIFGLIIFLVAEGMIFLGMFGAYLAFRSILPVWPPAGTPRLELLLPGVNTVLLISSSFVMHNADVAVKKNDVKGMQKWLAITAAMGAIFLVGQLYEYSHLEFTLTTNLFASAFYVLTGFHGLHVFIGVSAIAAVLWRSRKAGHYSSEKHFGVEAAEIYWHFVDVVWIILFGLLYLL, from the coding sequence ATGCAAATTCAAACTATAGATCCAGCTAAAACGGAACTCAATCATCACCATACGGCGGAAGTAGCCGGACACCACGCAGAACACCCCGACCACCGCATTTTTGGCTTAATTATATTTTTAGTTGCCGAAGGGATGATTTTTCTAGGAATGTTTGGCGCTTACCTAGCTTTCCGTTCTATATTACCTGTTTGGCCCCCCGCAGGAACACCGCGTTTAGAATTGTTGCTACCTGGAGTTAACACAGTTTTGCTAATTTCTAGCAGCTTTGTCATGCACAACGCTGATGTCGCGGTGAAGAAAAACGACGTTAAAGGAATGCAAAAATGGTTGGCAATTACCGCCGCAATGGGGGCAATTTTCTTAGTTGGGCAACTATACGAGTACAGCCATTTAGAATTTACCCTAACTACAAACTTGTTTGCTAGTGCCTTTTACGTTTTAACAGGGTTTCACGGATTGCACGTATTTATCGGCGTGAGTGCGATCGCCGCCGTATTATGGAGAAGTCGCAAGGCTGGACACTACAGCAGCGAAAAGCACTTTGGCGTAGAAGCTGCCGAAATTTATTGGCACTTTGTAGACGTAGTGTGGATTATTTTGTTCGGCTTGTTGTACTTGCTATAA